One Streptomyces sp. L2 genomic window carries:
- a CDS encoding crotonase/enoyl-CoA hydratase family protein → MPVRTERGDHVTTVILSRPEARNAVDGPTAAELAAAFREFEADDDARVAVLWGEGGTFCAGADLKAIGTGRGNRVAAEGDGPMGPTRMRLSKPVIAAVAGHAVAGGLELALWCDLRVAEEDAVFGVFCRRWGVPLIDGGTVRLPRLIGTSRAMDMILTGRPVPAREAYDIGLANRLVPPGRSRQEAEELAASLARFPQACLRSDRASVLDQEGLDEETAVRRELAHGEAVLAESLKGAARFAAGAGRHGSTADF, encoded by the coding sequence GTGCCGGTGCGTACCGAACGCGGGGACCATGTCACCACCGTCATCCTGTCGCGGCCCGAGGCCCGCAACGCGGTCGACGGCCCGACGGCCGCCGAACTGGCCGCCGCCTTCCGGGAGTTCGAGGCCGACGACGACGCCCGGGTGGCCGTGCTGTGGGGCGAGGGCGGCACGTTCTGCGCGGGCGCGGACCTGAAGGCGATCGGCACCGGGCGGGGCAACCGGGTGGCCGCGGAGGGCGACGGGCCGATGGGGCCGACCCGGATGCGGCTGTCCAAGCCGGTGATCGCCGCCGTGGCCGGGCACGCGGTCGCGGGCGGCCTGGAGCTGGCCCTGTGGTGCGATCTGCGGGTCGCCGAGGAGGACGCGGTGTTCGGGGTGTTCTGCCGCCGCTGGGGGGTGCCGCTCATCGACGGCGGCACGGTACGGCTGCCCCGGCTCATCGGCACCAGCCGGGCCATGGACATGATCCTGACGGGGCGTCCCGTGCCGGCGCGTGAGGCGTACGACATCGGTCTGGCCAACCGGCTCGTGCCCCCGGGCCGTTCCCGGCAGGAGGCGGAGGAACTCGCGGCGTCGCTGGCCCGCTTCCCGCAGGCCTGCCTGCGCAGCGACCGGGCCTCCGTGCTGGACCAGGAGGGCCTGGACGAGGAGACGGCCGTACGGCGTGAACTGGCCCACGGTGAGGCGGTGTTGGCGGAGAGCCTCAAGGGGGCGGCGAGGTTCGCCGCGGGCGCGGGACGGCACGGGTCCACGGCGGACTTCTGA